The Candidatus Sulfotelmatobacter sp. genome includes the window CACGGATAAATCGAAAAAATGTTTTATCCGTCTCGATCCGTGAAAATCCGTGGCTAAAGGATTTCCCGCACATCCCCCACCCGCCGGGTCACCCGCTCCCGGTCCAAATACTCCAGCAGCGGAATGGCATACTTCCGGCTGACTCCGGTCAACTCTTTGAACCTCGCCACATCCATTCGCGGAGACTTCGCCTTCTGCCCAGCGACCAGCCGCCGCAACTCTTCCAGCGCGGTCCGGTGAAATACCAATTCGTCGGAGATCTTGACCAGCAATTTATCGCGCAACAGCAAAGTCACAATTTTCTGCGCGCGTGTCTTATCTACCTTGAGCCCGGCGATCACCTCATGCAACGCCGGAACCTTCAATCCCGCCGTCGCAAACGCCACTTCAATTTTCTTCTTCGACTCCGCCTCTTCATCCTTCATCACCACGCCCTGCCCGGGCAACCGCACCAGATCGCCCGTCACTTCGAGTTTCCGGGCGCGCACCAGGGCATCGACTATCGCCTCGAATATCACGACGCCAACACGCCCCTGTTCACGCAACTGCTCCCGTCCGACGCCCGCCACCAGCGGATTTCGCATGTGAAATTGTTCAGCCATCCGAACCAGTTCCACCTTGAGAGTTTCCGCCGCAGACGCGTCCACCAGCACTTCACCGATGCGGACAACTTGCCCTTGCCGCACCACGCCCGCCAGCCACTTCTCAATCGCCCCTCGCGTCAGTCCAGTCTCGGCAACCAACTCTGCCAAAGTCAGTCCCGCCGCGCGCCGCCGCGCAACCCTCGCCGGAAGAATTTGTTCAACCTTTCCTGTCGCCAACAATTCCAAGAAGCTCGTGACACCGCTAGCCCGCTTCTGCGGAGTCGCATCCAGCACCACTCCGCCCCCAATCGTTACGACCGGAGAAAACTGGCGCAGAATAAACCGATCCCCCGGCAACAGCAGCGCAGCTTCACGCAGGATGATCCGCGCATAACGGTTCTCGCCGGGCGCAATCTGTTTCTTTTCTCCATACGGACGTATCTCGGCCACCGTCTCCATCGTGTTGCAATGAAAGTGAACCTTGGTTCGATCTTTCAGCGAACGCGGCGCCGAGGAAAGCAGGCACAATCGCGCATCTACTTCCCGCGTCGTCGTGAATGTTCCTACCGGGGCCAGCGTCATCCCTCGCGCCAGGTCTTCCCTGCTCGCGCCCGCCAGATTCAGTGCAGTTCGTTGCCCGGCCACCGCCGCGTCTGAAGATTCTCCGTGGACCTGTGCTCCACGCACGCGAATTCTTCGACCAATAGGAAATACTTCCAACTCGTCTTCGCGATGAATGGTTCCCGCCACCAGCGTTCCGGTCACCACCGTCCCGAATCCCTTCATCGTAAAGACACGATCGATCGGCAAACGCACCAGCGTCGTCGCATCGCGCGGCCGCACTTCCGCCGCTGCTGCGACGATCGCCCGCTTCAGTTCGTCCAGTCCCGCCCCCGTCAGCGCGCTGACGGCAACAATCGGAGATTTCGGGGTTTCCAGGAATGTCCCGCGCAGAAACTCCTCGACCTCCAACCGGGCCACGTCGAGCATCTCCGCATCCACCGCGTCGGATTTCGTCAGCACCGTGATTCCGCGCTGCACTCCCAGCAATTGCAGAATGTCAAAGTGCTCCCGGGTCTGCGGCTTGATCGACTCATCTGCCGCAATCGCCAGCAGCACCAGATCGATCCCGCCCACCCCCGCCAGCATGTTGCGTACAAAACGTTCGTGCCCCGGCACATCCACAAATCCCAGCCGCAGCGTCTCGCCGCGCAGCGTGGAGCCCTGGAGTGTGGAGCCCCGCAGCGTGGAGTCCCGGACGCCCTCGTCCGGGGAGGCCGGCAAATCCATGTGCGCGAATCCCAAATCAATCGTGATCCCCCGCCGCTTCTCTTCTTCCAACCGGTCGGCATCAATCCCGGTCAGCGCCTTCACCAGCGCCGTCTTACCGTGATCGATATGCCCCGCCGTTCCCACAATGATCGATTTCA containing:
- the selB gene encoding selenocysteine-specific translation elongation factor; protein product: MKSIIVGTAGHIDHGKTALVKALTGIDADRLEEEKRRGITIDLGFAHMDLPASPDEGVRDSTLRGSTLQGSTLRGETLRLGFVDVPGHERFVRNMLAGVGGIDLVLLAIAADESIKPQTREHFDILQLLGVQRGITVLTKSDAVDAEMLDVARLEVEEFLRGTFLETPKSPIVAVSALTGAGLDELKRAIVAAAAEVRPRDATTLVRLPIDRVFTMKGFGTVVTGTLVAGTIHREDELEVFPIGRRIRVRGAQVHGESSDAAVAGQRTALNLAGASREDLARGMTLAPVGTFTTTREVDARLCLLSSAPRSLKDRTKVHFHCNTMETVAEIRPYGEKKQIAPGENRYARIILREAALLLPGDRFILRQFSPVVTIGGGVVLDATPQKRASGVTSFLELLATGKVEQILPARVARRRAAGLTLAELVAETGLTRGAIEKWLAGVVRQGQVVRIGEVLVDASAAETLKVELVRMAEQFHMRNPLVAGVGREQLREQGRVGVVIFEAIVDALVRARKLEVTGDLVRLPGQGVVMKDEEAESKKKIEVAFATAGLKVPALHEVIAGLKVDKTRAQKIVTLLLRDKLLVKISDELVFHRTALEELRRLVAGQKAKSPRMDVARFKELTGVSRKYAIPLLEYLDRERVTRRVGDVREIL